A portion of the Ricinus communis isolate WT05 ecotype wild-type chromosome 10, ASM1957865v1, whole genome shotgun sequence genome contains these proteins:
- the LOC8258685 gene encoding histone-lysine N-methyltransferase SUVR4 isoform X1, with amino-acid sequence MVNERALNAFKATRALGIPDKEVKPVLKNLWKVFDKNWEPIEAEDYRALIDAYFDSKENKKPSISKVSHADPRDDRISISRRTSVSPGNSKRPTVECGSSDYSRDHTNPIAKKNRIESTDFADSIAVVHPGSGSNGSKHSGSNFSVAVSSLEKVKILLNFDYAIGQPSFQIPDFTAVLKFLEDKYLGDKFVSSQFSVTTLLKDLCESYLELGTVSSNSSVADSTPTAGKINNSLHRIGSNESSRRIGNSDTILKEKASKCSRLSYSHNLENMQQGTTTYNQKRFFPKISDISKGAENVPISLVNEIGDEELPKFMYMPQSIIYQNAYLQISLARISDDDCCSSCLGDCLSSPIPCACARETGGEFAYTQQGLLKQEFLRACESMKQDPQKDYLVFCKDCPLVRSKNEYMPEKCKGHLVRKFIKECWRKCGCDMNCGNRVIQRGITCNLQVFMTGEGKGWGLRTLEDLPKGTFVCEYVGEILTNMELYDRNLLSSGSDRHTYPVTLDADWGSEKFLRDEEALCLDATFTGNVARFINHRCNDANLIDIPVEVETPDRHYYHLAFFTSRKVNALEELTWDYGIDFDDHDHPIEAFRCCCGSDSCRDVKGKRRRNSTSCK; translated from the exons AAACCTTCAATTTCAAAGGTAAGTCACGCAGACCCTAGAGACGACAGAATTTCAATTTCCAGGAGGACATCGGTATCCCCAGGGAATTCCAAAAGACCGACTGTTGAATGTGGGTCTTCTGATTATAGCAGAGATCATACTAATCCAATTGCCAAGAAAAACAGGATTGAATCGACAGATTTTGCAGATTCTATTGCAGTTGTCCATCCAG GTTCAGGATCCAATGGCAGTAAACACAGTGGGAGCAACTTTTCTGTAGCAGTATCAAGCCTGGAAAAAGTCAAAATACTGTTAAATTTTGACTATGCTATCGGACAACCGAGCTTTCAAATTCCAGATTTCACTGCAGTTCTGAAATTTTTGGAGGATAAATATCTGGGAGACAAGTTTGTCTCATCTCAGTTCTCTGTGACGACACTATTGAAAGATCTGTGCGAGTCATATTTAGAACTGGGTACTGTTTCCTCCAATAGTTCTGTTGCAGATAGCACTCCTACAGCTGGAAAAATTAACAATTCCCTTCATAGAATAGGGTCAAACGAAAGTTCTCGCAGAATTGGTAATTCTGATACTATTTTGAAAGAGAAGGCTTCAAAATGCTCAAGGCTTTCATATTCTCATAACCTGGAAAACATGCAACAGGGAACCACTACATATAATCAGAAAAGGTTCTTCCCTAAAATAAGTGACATATCAAAAGGTGCAGAAAATGTCCCAATTTCGTTGGTAAACGAAATAGGTGATGAGGAGCTCCCGAAGTTCATGTACATGCCACAGagtataatttatcaaaatgcttACCTGCAAATCTCACTTGCCAGGATATCGGACGACGATTGCTGTTCAAGCTGTTTAGGAGATTGCCTTTCATCTCCGATTCCATGTGCATGTGCTCGCGAAACTGGTGGAGAGTTTGCTTACACACAGCAAGGCCTTCTAAAACAGGAGTTTCTAAGAGCTTGCGAGTCTATGAAACAAGACCCTCAAAAGGATTACTTGGTTTTTTGCAAAGACTGTCCACTGGTGAGATCCAAGAACGAGTATATGCCAGAAAAGTGCAAGGGTCACTTGGTTAGGAAGTTTATTAAAGAATGTTGGAGAAAATGTGGATGTGACATGAATTGTGGGAATCGAGTGATACAACGGGGCATTACATGCAACTTGCAG GTATTTATGACTGGTGAAGGTAAAGGCTGGGGTCTTAGAACACTTGAGGACCTGCCTAAAGGAACCTTTGTTTGTGAATACGTAGGGGAAATATTGACTAACATGGAACTGTATGACCGGAATTTGCTAAGCAGTGGTAGTGACAGACACACGTATCCTGTTACACTTGATGCGGACTGGGGCTCAGAAAAATTTCTTAGGGATGAAGAAGCACTCTGTTTGGATGCAACTTTTACTGGAAATGTTGCAAGGTTTATCAATCACAG ATGCAATGATGCAAACTTAATTGATATTCCAGTTGAAGTAGAGACCCCAGATCGGCACTATTACCAT CTTGCGTTTTTCACTTCAAGAAAGGTGAACGCATTGGAAGAACTGACTTGG GATTATGGGATCGACTTTGATGATCATGATCATCCTATAGAGGCATTTCGGTGTTGTTGTGGAAGTGATTCGTGTAGAGATGTGAAAGGAAAAAG GAGGCGGAACTCGACCTCATGCAAATGA
- the LOC8258685 gene encoding histone-lysine N-methyltransferase SUVR4 isoform X2 has translation MVNERALNAFKATRALGIPDKEVKPVLKNLWKVFDKNWEPIEAEDYRALIDAYFDSKENKKPSISKVSHADPRDDRISISRRTSVSPGNSKRPTVECGSSDYSRDHTNPIAKKNRIESTDFADSIAVVHPGSGSNGSKHSGSNFSVAVSSLEKVKILLNFDYAIGQPSFQIPDFTAVLKFLEDKYLGDKFVSSQFSVTTLLKDLCESYLELGTVSSNSSVADSTPTAGKINNSLHRIGSNESSRRIGNSDTILKEKASKCSRLSYSHNLENMQQGTTTYNQKRFFPKISDISKGAENVPISLVNEIGDEELPKFMYMPQSIIYQNAYLQISLARISDDDCCSSCLGDCLSSPIPCACARETGGEFAYTQQGLLKQEFLRACESMKQDPQKDYLVFCKDCPLVRSKNEYMPEKCKGHLVRKFIKECWRKCGCDMNCGNRVIQRGITCNLQVFMTGEGKGWGLRTLEDLPKGTFVCEYVGEILTNMELYDRNLLSSGSDRHTYPVTLDADWGSEKFLRDEEALCLDATFTGNVARFINHRCNDANLIDIPVEVETPDRHYYHLAFFTSRKDYGIDFDDHDHPIEAFRCCCGSDSCRDVKGKRRRNSTSCK, from the exons AAACCTTCAATTTCAAAGGTAAGTCACGCAGACCCTAGAGACGACAGAATTTCAATTTCCAGGAGGACATCGGTATCCCCAGGGAATTCCAAAAGACCGACTGTTGAATGTGGGTCTTCTGATTATAGCAGAGATCATACTAATCCAATTGCCAAGAAAAACAGGATTGAATCGACAGATTTTGCAGATTCTATTGCAGTTGTCCATCCAG GTTCAGGATCCAATGGCAGTAAACACAGTGGGAGCAACTTTTCTGTAGCAGTATCAAGCCTGGAAAAAGTCAAAATACTGTTAAATTTTGACTATGCTATCGGACAACCGAGCTTTCAAATTCCAGATTTCACTGCAGTTCTGAAATTTTTGGAGGATAAATATCTGGGAGACAAGTTTGTCTCATCTCAGTTCTCTGTGACGACACTATTGAAAGATCTGTGCGAGTCATATTTAGAACTGGGTACTGTTTCCTCCAATAGTTCTGTTGCAGATAGCACTCCTACAGCTGGAAAAATTAACAATTCCCTTCATAGAATAGGGTCAAACGAAAGTTCTCGCAGAATTGGTAATTCTGATACTATTTTGAAAGAGAAGGCTTCAAAATGCTCAAGGCTTTCATATTCTCATAACCTGGAAAACATGCAACAGGGAACCACTACATATAATCAGAAAAGGTTCTTCCCTAAAATAAGTGACATATCAAAAGGTGCAGAAAATGTCCCAATTTCGTTGGTAAACGAAATAGGTGATGAGGAGCTCCCGAAGTTCATGTACATGCCACAGagtataatttatcaaaatgcttACCTGCAAATCTCACTTGCCAGGATATCGGACGACGATTGCTGTTCAAGCTGTTTAGGAGATTGCCTTTCATCTCCGATTCCATGTGCATGTGCTCGCGAAACTGGTGGAGAGTTTGCTTACACACAGCAAGGCCTTCTAAAACAGGAGTTTCTAAGAGCTTGCGAGTCTATGAAACAAGACCCTCAAAAGGATTACTTGGTTTTTTGCAAAGACTGTCCACTGGTGAGATCCAAGAACGAGTATATGCCAGAAAAGTGCAAGGGTCACTTGGTTAGGAAGTTTATTAAAGAATGTTGGAGAAAATGTGGATGTGACATGAATTGTGGGAATCGAGTGATACAACGGGGCATTACATGCAACTTGCAG GTATTTATGACTGGTGAAGGTAAAGGCTGGGGTCTTAGAACACTTGAGGACCTGCCTAAAGGAACCTTTGTTTGTGAATACGTAGGGGAAATATTGACTAACATGGAACTGTATGACCGGAATTTGCTAAGCAGTGGTAGTGACAGACACACGTATCCTGTTACACTTGATGCGGACTGGGGCTCAGAAAAATTTCTTAGGGATGAAGAAGCACTCTGTTTGGATGCAACTTTTACTGGAAATGTTGCAAGGTTTATCAATCACAG ATGCAATGATGCAAACTTAATTGATATTCCAGTTGAAGTAGAGACCCCAGATCGGCACTATTACCAT CTTGCGTTTTTCACTTCAAGAAAG GATTATGGGATCGACTTTGATGATCATGATCATCCTATAGAGGCATTTCGGTGTTGTTGTGGAAGTGATTCGTGTAGAGATGTGAAAGGAAAAAG GAGGCGGAACTCGACCTCATGCAAATGA